taaaaaaataaaggttgttgcaagcaaatgtgGTTATAGACCGCAATATTGGAGTCAACAAATCCAAATacaggaaaagaatatagtcttgacatgatattgatggttgatataaataagttaactattagtgatgtatgtttgttggttattcttttataatatttgttttgttcatcagacatgtttgttgttgttaatttttatatgattaaccaACTTTTgttccgttcaagcaacttttcagtaaaggttgtttatacagtattaaaaaataaaggttgtcaCAAGCAAGGAttgttatagaccgctatctcacagatttaagttagatgtttttgtgaacaatcaatccaaaaaaattgggggaaggtgacaatgtaagaacatgattacttttcaaaaaaaaaacaaataaaattaagattcgtcatactttaaattgttaattatgtgtataaatttattttcattttttcaccatgaattatagtccaattttgcaattttatatattagtattggtaatagaccgctatctcacagatttaagttagatgtttttgtgaacaatcaatccaaaaaaattgggggaaggtgacaatgtaagaacatgattacttttcaaaaaaaaaaaacaaataaaattaagattcgtcatactttaaattgttaattacgtgtataattTATTTCCATTTTTTCACCTTGAACTATAGTCCAATTtcgcaattttatatattagtattggtattacatcaagatttttataatataaatttattttgtcctgcaaatattaattttgaaacattaatatactttttatagacagccacaaaattattttattctacaaatattaatattaaatcattaatataatttttataggccggcgcaacgcgcggcttctcaactagttttaaACTAATTTAATATCTAACAAACTTTCACACcactattttaattaataactctATTTACCAAGGTAGTGCCAACTCttactattatttataaaaccaACCTGATGCATTACAGATGTGTCGCTTGGTTAAGTTTTTTTGGCACAACACTTGAACCCTATACAAGCATTGATTATGCATTAGCTTTACATTTGATATGTGCTAATTAACAAGAGCTAATTCATTCTTACACAAGCTAGGAATGTCAGTTGATCAGATCATATAGGCAGTAAAGGGAGATTTATGCTCTTTTATGGATTTTGTTTACATCTATGTACATGGTTTTTCCATTTCCTACGTAATATTGTTATCATGGTTGTTACGTCGCtcgactagtcgacgactagtcgagCAGTCGGTGGAGGACGGTCGACTGGCCTCCTCGACTGGTTGTTTGTAAGTATTTCGCTCGACTGGTTCATGACTGGTCGACTGGGTCGACTTGTCGACCCGACTGGTCGACCCAGTCGCCCGACTGGTTCCAGATTTGCAAAAAAAAGCCcagatttgcaaaaaaaaaaccagCCCAAGGTATTAAAAAAAGCCCGACTGGTTCCTTCTTTTTATCTACAAGCCCTATTATATGTAAAAACAGAGTACCCACactaatatatacatacataacacatatatatacacagactCACTgagtcatatatgtatatacacacagaatagttgtatgtatatatacacacagtcaaacaatatatattacacacaATTATACACACACTTATAGAACAGATAATGGAATCAATACACTTGTTTTTTGTTCATATACACACAGTCATATATGTGTATTCTGTTTCTCTGCCTACTGTTTTCTGCTGGCCAGGTATGTATTCTGCATCTCTGTCTTAGTTTACTTTGCTTCCTATAATCCTATTTGTGCAGTCAATTGTGTGTAGAAGTGTAGaatatgtagatatatataaaattactaattttatacTTTGTCGACTAGTGTCGACCAGTCTACGACTAGTCACGACTCGACTTGCCGGACACTCcggtcgactcgactcgacttacCGACGTAACAACCATGATTGTTATTTGATAAAACTAGTTTCATTTTTCTAGTCTTGGAGTTGATATAACATGATTTCTTCGAGgctatatatttataaactttgaAATTATCTTTTTCTTGGTTTTCAGTGGAAGAAGCTAGAAGTTAGACTGGCAATATTATCTTCACAGCTAGAAAAGCCGGACTTATGGGATGATCCTATACATGCAGGGAAAATAAACCGTGAGCATGGTTCACTTGTTAATAAAGTAAAGGCAATAAAGGTGTATGAGCAGGAACTGTTTGAGCATATTGATATGATAAAGCTTGCTCGTGAAGAGAATGATCCAAACATGGAATCGGTGGGCTCTCAATTATTCCTTTCTAGGCATGTTTCTCAATTAGCTCGATTTTCCCATTTTATTAGTCTCACAGCATCTTTAGTTCTATAATTGGTCAGTTTTTTTCCGTGTTAAAGTTATAATCGCTCACCTGGTTGgagttatttatatatatttttttggaaGAACTTTCATTGAAACCTAATCTTATAACATGCATTCATGCAGGCTGTCAATATAGTTTGTCTtcttattatattattctaatttgatCTACTAAGATTTTAAGCTATAATATGTATAACGAAGACATTAAGTCTGTTTAGTCTACTAAAATCAGGGTGCTTGAAGTCATTTTGGATTTATCAGGACCAAGGTTCTCTATACATTTGTAAGACctttaaatttatgtaatagGAAGATTCTAAAAAAGAGTTGTTATCAGGCTCAAGTAAAGAAGacgaatttaaaataaaacaatacgACATTAATAGACAATAGTATTTTAAGACAACACTAAACAGAAACTAAGACATATTGGTGAGAGGGAATGGTTACAAGTTGTAGTTGGCAAAGTAGGACTTTGTCCTCCACTCCTCCCAACGGAAAAAGTTAGAAGAAGTGAAATTGAATCAGTGGGAGTCCTTGTAAAGTTCCTAGTGCATATAATGTGAAAAGTTTAGACTTAGATAAAAAAGAACTTATTGCAAGTAAATAAATATCTACTAATGGCCATGTCTATCAAAACTATACTTGATGTAATAGCAGAAGTGGTACTTCTCGGAGAAAGCCTTAGATGCTTCTTCCTCCCTAATGCCATTAATTATTTACAAGGGATTGTTTTTAGACAGATTCAACATATACTGGCATGCAGCAGCAGAAGAAAGGCGTACATTAAAAGTCCCTTCTGATAATTGCTATATTCTTCCTAGTCCAAATATTTAGAGAATTATAGAATATGTGGAGAACATATGTTCCATATAGCCACATAAACTTAATATGCAACATGCAAGCAAATCTAAATATCCCAATTTGGAACTGTGGCAAGTTGTATAATTACATCCCCGTGATTAAGTTGAGGAAAATTCTATCTCAGGCTATTACACTAAGAAATCATTTAAATATCTGGAAGTCTAAAGCATGTTGTCCTGCTGGATACTATGTACTGACATCATTATGCTGTTGCTGGGCGGACATGACAAAACTTATGCCTAAAAGTCGAGAGGACTTGTTTAGTTCTTGGGATTTGTCTTGTTTTCATGATACCTGCAGCCCACTTAAAAGCTTTCTTAGTTTGACTAATCCCACATTTAACATAATTTAACCCTCCTGGCTCCTACAGTGATTTCTAGTTGTACTTAAAATTGAAAACTAGAAATTTTAGACCTAGCAATTGGTTACACATTGAATGTTATATAAGTCCAACATAAAATAAAGTATGACAAAATTTCAGAGAATCTAGTTTACTGCAGTCCATGCAGTTGTAAGGATCAGCATGATAGTAGAGAATAGCATTGTTAATCAATTCATCTGGAGATTAAACTCCTATTAACCACAGATATCAGTCACTGCCTTTGTTACATTTTTAATGAAAACACCAAATTTAAGATGCAttgagagacttgtgtgcttcAGCTTATGATGTCATATTGCTGCTGCTATAACACTATCAAGAATGACACCATTCAAGTGGAATCTACATGTGGTATGTTGACAGTAAATCAGTTAACGTATggacaaattattatttaattcaacTATAGGAGCTCTTGCAAAATCCACAATTTTTTGTAATCACTATACCAATAGAAATTTTTCACTTGGTAATCGAGAGTTGAAGTGGACATTTGATATTTGTTGTATACTATACTTGACAGTTGACAAGTTCTTATGTCcacaattacaaattatactttTCACGCGACACAGCGATGCATGACACTTTGTGGACATCTGGACATATGTTTGGTCTAAATCCAGTACAAAATGAGTTCTTTTGAAGTAAAATGACTGAGTTTCACATGTAAATGTAAGAGGGGAAGCACTGTTGATACAACTTTAATGGCTAGGAATGTAGAATAATTGTCACATGTATGCTTACTGCGTCACATGTATGCTTACATAATTAAGAAACATTGGATAAAGAGGAAACTTTATGAGGGGTGAGTCACAATTCACACAGATTGGTGCAGTTTTTAAGCATGTGACTTTATGAGGGGTTAGTCCCAATTCAgagtgtgtgtgtctatatgtTCTCTATCTGGTTCTTTCTTGCTTTATTAGTGAAGGTCTGTATTCTAATCGATTTGTAAGCTTAATTGTTATCGCAATTCACACAGATTGGCGCAGTTTTTAAGCATGTGACTTTATGAGGGGTTAGTCCCAATtcagagtgtgtgtgtgtgtctatatgtTCTATATCTGGTTCTCTCTTGCTTTATTTGTGAAGGTCCATATTCTAATCGATTTGTAAGCTTAATTGTTATTGCAAAAAAGATTCTCTATACAAGGTTTTCTGAAAATAATCTTGTGTTAAAAGATTTTTTCTGATGAAGTGCTATATAAATTTAAGTCACGTGTCATTTTTTTAATGACAGGAGTCCATGAAGGCATTAGCGAGTATGAGAAAAAGTATAAAAGAGAAAGAGTTGGAAGCATTGTTAGCTGGGGAGCATGATTCTTGTTCTTGCTTTATAGAGGTAAACTTCATCCACAAATGTGCAGCTTAAATAACTATACTGCCTACATTTCcgtattattaaaagttacagAGCCactttatatttaaaatgtGATGGACTTTGTTGTAATAAGTTTCTCATAGTTGTTTGCTATATATGTGactgaataaataaaaaagggTGTTCTTCTCAATAATTCATGCAGTCTTTTGGTACCGGTGTTTATAGGTTCAGGCTGGTGCTGGTGGTACTGAGAGCATGGACTGGGCATCAATGGTCATGCAGATGTACAAAATGTGGGCTCAACATCGGGGATATAGAGTTACAGTTGTAGATGTAATGCCTGGTGAAATGGCAGGAATCAAGGTTCAGTTTCACCATCCTTTATCCGATTGTAATATATTTACAGTCTCACTATTCTTTGTCATGAATTTTATATCAATATGCTTATCAGTGATTGCATACGTCTGCCTAGTGATAAAGGATGACCTGTCGTATGAGGCTGCTGAATGTTTGCACTTTTTCCTGGTTGTATGAGATTTTCGGcagctttttttatttttgctcaGTAGTTTATATATTGATCTTTTCTTGTAGCGAGCAACAATTAAAGTGGATGGTGAATATGCATTTGGATATGCAAAAGCAGAGGTAGGAGTGCACCGGTTGGTTCGCATATCTCCATTTGATAGTGGAAAGCGCAGGCATACCTCATTTGCTGCTGTTGCTGTGATTCCTATCCTCGATGATGGAGCCACTACCCACTTCCAAATTAATGAATCTGATCTCCGTGTAGAGAGAATGCGAGCTGGGGGTGCTGGTGGTCAGCACGTCAACACAACTGAGAGTGCTGTGAGGATAACCCACATTCCAACTGGAATAAGTGCCTCTTGTCAAAATGAAAGGTTGCCGTCCTTATACTCAAAAGTCTCCATGATACACTTTTCTATTCATTTTGTATTTACTCTTAAGAATCTTAAAAAACAGGTCACAGCATCAAAATAAAGCTTCTGCAATGTCTGTACTTCAATCTCGCTTAGATCAGCTTGAGATAGTTCGTCATGCTCAAGCGAATGCACAACACACACAATCTCTGAATGACATTAGTTGGGGCAACCAGATCCGCTCTTATGTTCTCCATGTATGCATTCTTCTGTTTATTTACCACTGTACCTTTTCTTTTTGGATATAATAGTCACAGTTTCTCTGTATGCAGCAATGATAAACATGTTATGGTTTAGAGGAGTTTGTTTTTGTGAGAATAATTGTTATTGAGCTGTCTGCTGTCCTGACTCTCAATTCTGTTTTGCCTAATTTGTTTCCAGCCATACCGCATGGTCAAGGATCTGCGCACTAACTATGAAGTTTCGGACCCTGACTCTGTTCTTGAAGGTGATCTAGATGCCTTTATCTTCAGTTTTTTGTCTGCTTCAATGGATAAAGATGAAGATGACTTGTAAAATAAATTGGACGAAGCGTAGAGTAAGCTAGCATGGAATTGAATAGGCAAGTCAGGCATCTGCTCCATGCAAGTAATATTACTCAGATTCGATGCTCAATCACTGTGTGATGAAAACCTGCAGCTTCAACTAAGCTTCTACACAAAAAACGATGAAAAACAGAATAATTGTTCCCACTTTAGGTGCATCGAGTCGTAAAGTGTTCTTGATTAATtcttttaatattgtttgaATATGGAATAATCACCAGATCCTGTAGTTGTGGTCTTTTACAAGTAGACCTTCATTGCCTTTCCGCAGCATGTATTGAGAAGACGAGGCAGGCAgccaataaaatttttatattagttgGTAACCTTTCCTTTtggatcaaatattttttatcctcgtttttatgttatataaaaCTATATCTTCAGGGAATTGGGGGCAGTGATGCATGAGTCTTGAATTTCAAGTATTTGTGATCTAACCAGAACTGTCAATTAATTTAACATGGAGGTCcagtaatatatatttgacctttagtttactttttatttccaGTTGTGctttgatgccaattgttaaaTCACTCAAAACAATTGTGTGACTGCATAGCTAGAATTTTTGTAAGCTCTTATAATCCTCCTAGTTACCATCAGTGGTATGTATACATAACAGAAAATGGTGGTTAGAGTTGACAAATTGTCTACTCGGGTTAGTATTGTGGCATTGAATGAATAACAAGGTTGATTTTTAGTTCCAATGACAAAAGAGCCAACAGCTGTTGCATTTTCTGGGAGTGTCTGTGCCGCTAGAATCTCACAAAGGACATTATTCGCCTCCCACAGTACCATCAAATATAACAGGATGCTATAGCAACACAATCATGGATCAACACCCCAGGAGAGGATTCTGATGTCATCCAGCTTCAAAGTGCTCGATACCAAGCAATTGCCAATGAGTTAGGTGATGACTTTTGCATTTCTAGATGTCAATGCTTTCAGTTAAATTATTCGATTCGGACCCGGATAGAATTGTAATTCTAAGCATGTTTGCTTATTTAACATTTAATCTCTGTGGCTTTCAAGTGCCAACATTGCTGTGATATTTTTTCTGTTGTGATGTCTCTGCAATTCGTGATTCTTATCAATATAATCCTCTTGTGGGTATTTAAGAACAACATTTGTATAATCCTAGCCAGTATCTTTGTATAGAATGAAGTTATTAGTCTAAATAGTACGTGATCTGATGTCTTCAGGTAAAGACTGGAAATATTGCTTGCATTCCTGAACAGGACACAGCCAGCTACAAGTATTTATATCTTGATCTAGATTGTGAAAATTGAAAACACTGCATCTGATATAAGTTTAACCATTTCAGGTTATGCTTTATTGTAGGCAGGTTTACGACAGATAAAAAATTAACAGTCAGAGAACTGAAAATAATATTGTCACAGATAGCCTTAAGTTGCTACTTTAGCTTCACAAGTACAGTGAATTACATATAACAAATGGTGCTCCCCCCAATAATATACCAATGCCTAGTGatagaaattatattatatactactCCGAATTACTGAGAAAACCATGTCATGTAAATATGGAATATAAGTTGTTCCAAACAAGATGCGACAGGAAAGCAAAATTGACTCATCAGTTTGAAATCATGAAAAGTGAATTCCTGCCTTGTTAAACAAAGAAAGAAGATGCATGAAATCTGCTTGTGCAAGCTTGGAAGATCTTTTCTCTTCATACCCTCCTTGCTTCAGCACGCTAATAACTTTATCCTTAAAATCAGATCGTTTTTGatccacatcttctacctccatctcctcatcatcttcatcctctCCGTCATCAACCTCCATACTTAGGTCTTCACCAGCCTCTGCCAAAATTGGGACATCTACTGGCATTTCTGTATCCTCTAATGATCCATTTTCTGATAATCTTAATGCCTGCAATGTTTTGTAGTTCTTTTCTAGAACGGACAACACACTTTTCTGTTTAAATATAGAACCAATAGTCTTGTTCTTTCTATTAAAACAAATTCTGATCAATCCATCCCATTCCTTGAAATTCATTTGAGGAAGTGGTTTCCTTGGTTCGATCCTAACCACCGATGACTCCACTTTAGGAGGGGGCCTAAAGTTATTCTTCCCAACCTTAAGTAAATGAAAAACACGAGCAAAAAGCTGAGTGTTTACAGAGAGACGACAATAGAGTGCGTCACCTGGCTGAGCAACTAACCTCATGGCAAACTCCCTCTGAAACATTATGACTGCACATCGAAAAACTGGTCGGTGCTTCAATAATTTATCAGTCAGAGGAGCAGAGATCTGATAAGGAATGTTTGCAACACAAATATCAAAGTACGGAAGTTCAACCTTAAGCACATCACCTTGAATAATCTGCACATGTTAGCATCTTTAGAAGTTAGATATACTATAGGCACTagcaaaaaaacataaaaaaactaCCAAGTACACCCTAGAATATTAATGTAATGTCATCTATAACTAAGAAAAACACACAAGGGACTAAAGACAGAGTATGCGGATAAAGACAGAAGCTTTAGACTGTTCTAAACTAGAATTCACACTTGAGCATAACAGCTTACACAATCTGGAAACAATAACTTAAATGCCAGAAAGGCAGTAACCATGGGAAAAAAGTCAGTCCTTCCTACCACATGATCCAGACTAATACACATCCGAACCCAATATTGTAAGAATTTCATTCAACTTCTATTTTAACAGTCCCTAACTACAACTCTCAGCATCCAATACATAATACAGACTATCATATCGAATTCAAGCATGGATCACAGGATGTTCCCAACTTAAACCACATCGAAGAGCCATCTCGTCTTGATCTTTATCTGTTAACCAGTAGATACCTGTACAACATCCTATATTAACCAAAACCATATTTCTTTCTCCAGGAAAATCGACCCCCGCCAACCCATCCCTGCGGAATTCAATTAACAACTAGCAGCGCTAAATGCTCACAAACAAATTCACAAAAATCATACATATACAAAAACAATATCATATGCATCAGAACTAAAGCTACAATCTTTCCAACAAAAAAAATCCTGATTTCAGTACCCAAAAAACCATTCAACCAAACCCACCAACAAAAGTTACAAAACCCATAAAATCGATAAATCTGACAACAACTACACACATCATAAAAATGAGTACCTTTAGGCGATTAGAAAAAGGGGTCCCCTGAAACCTCCTCTGCAACTCAAGAACCATACGAGAATCAAGCTCAACAGCAATAACAGATTTCCCAGCTTCAAGAAGCTTCTTGGTGAGATTACCAGTCCCAGGACCAATTTCAAGAATGATATCTGTAGGCTTAATTCCTGATTTTTGAACAATTGAGTCTATTAAAAGCgggttttttaatatatgctgACCCTTTGACTTGTGAAATTGAATGCCCCCTTGATATGGCTGAGCTCTGGATGATGAAGACGAccccttttctttcttgaatTTGCCGCCTGCCATTGTTTAGAGGAAGAGCTAAGCTAGGGTTTTCAGTTTGCAGTTGGGGTTTTTATACGTTTATTCCAGTTCGGTTTGAGCCGAGTCCTAGTCGAACCGCTCAGAGTTGGTAATTAAGTTCAAAAGTGTGACGTGTATCAAGGGCTGACCCAAAAAAAGTCTATTAAAcggatattttatataatttttaaatacaaaaCCGGTCTCAAGCATGTTGAttatgtaatttaaaatttattatttaaaattttatattatataattagtattttaattttaataaaataaattttgattaaattatatcaatagattgattatatattttcttgatGATTTaggttttataatatattttatattataactcgatattatgaataatattttaatattattatctatataatataaatatgatagcgcatttttgattattatagttcaatttattacttattaatataatattcattttctttCAATGTGATCTCCATTTTTTCCTGATACCACATGTTTTATCATTTTAATGaaaaactagcataaaagcccgtgctaGGCACGGGCCcataatttacaatatttattttaaaattatatattttaattttaatttaatttttgcataatttatttaat
This genomic window from Daucus carota subsp. sativus chromosome 7, DH1 v3.0, whole genome shotgun sequence contains:
- the LOC108193307 gene encoding peptide chain release factor PrfB2, chloroplastic, with the translated sequence MSYLILKRSFRRLISSSSSIHFQNPSFKSQCHHFCSSHLKNTIQASGYHSFWKRCRGSVLFSANYLKISSFGPSERFFGSGAAVELSSSDGLTVEGIIAKQWPIVEESVSDWKSHASSIAQSIHLIKKRLKWKKLEVRLAILSSQLEKPDLWDDPIHAGKINREHGSLVNKVKAIKVYEQELFEHIDMIKLAREENDPNMESESMKALASMRKSIKEKELEALLAGEHDSCSCFIEVQAGAGGTESMDWASMVMQMYKMWAQHRGYRVTVVDVMPGEMAGIKRATIKVDGEYAFGYAKAEVGVHRLVRISPFDSGKRRHTSFAAVAVIPILDDGATTHFQINESDLRVERMRAGGAGGQHVNTTESAVRITHIPTGISASCQNERSQHQNKASAMSVLQSRLDQLEIVRHAQANAQHTQSLNDISWGNQIRSYVLHPYRMVKDLRTNYEVSDPDSVLEGDLDAFIFSFLSASMDKDEDDL
- the LOC108193761 gene encoding ribosomal RNA small subunit methyltransferase; translation: MAGGKFKKEKGSSSSSRAQPYQGGIQFHKSKGQHILKNPLLIDSIVQKSGIKPTDIILEIGPGTGNLTKKLLEAGKSVIAVELDSRMVLELQRRFQGTPFSNRLKIIQGDVLKVELPYFDICVANIPYQISAPLTDKLLKHRPVFRCAVIMFQREFAMRLVAQPGDALYCRLSVNTQLFARVFHLLKVGKNNFRPPPKVESSVVRIEPRKPLPQMNFKEWDGLIRICFNRKNKTIGSIFKQKSVLSVLEKNYKTLQALRLSENGSLEDTEMPVDVPILAEAGEDLSMEVDDGEDEDDEEMEVEDVDQKRSDFKDKVISVLKQGGYEEKRSSKLAQADFMHLLSLFNKAGIHFS